Proteins from a single region of Leptospira brenneri:
- the fmt gene encoding methionyl-tRNA formyltransferase, whose protein sequence is MKLSIGYFGSPEHSKELLSMLLEAGITVDFVVTNIDKPVGRKQIITPTPVKELALAKGIPVIQSPKLRTDEETQKKILSFGSPVHIVYAYGSIVPENVFQDPKFGSINLHGSLLPKYRGASPVQSFLLSGEEDSGFTIQFLAKEVDSGDIISQKSWQIKTEETTGSLLESITKKGGEELIRLLKKLESEDTPWDSHPQNASEATHCKKITAADRPVQWSDSATKIHNRIRALYPDPLATTVFREKRVILISSFLPDSSLEPISIPEGLHPGSFFLYQKKRLFCLCGDGNLLGIDTLQPEGKKPMKGFEFFNGARVLAGESFT, encoded by the coding sequence ATGAAACTTTCGATTGGATACTTTGGATCTCCTGAACATTCTAAGGAATTACTCTCTATGTTGCTTGAAGCAGGGATCACTGTCGATTTTGTGGTGACCAATATCGACAAACCAGTGGGAAGAAAACAAATCATCACCCCAACCCCGGTGAAAGAGTTGGCACTGGCCAAAGGAATTCCGGTCATCCAATCACCGAAACTCCGAACAGATGAAGAAACACAAAAAAAAATTCTGTCATTTGGCTCTCCTGTTCATATCGTTTATGCGTATGGATCCATTGTTCCTGAGAACGTTTTCCAAGATCCGAAGTTTGGTAGCATCAACCTTCATGGAAGTTTGCTTCCCAAATACAGAGGAGCATCTCCTGTCCAAAGTTTTCTCTTAAGTGGAGAGGAGGATTCTGGATTCACGATTCAGTTTTTAGCAAAAGAGGTAGATTCTGGAGATATCATTTCACAGAAATCTTGGCAGATAAAGACTGAGGAAACCACAGGTTCTCTTTTGGAATCGATCACAAAAAAAGGGGGGGAGGAACTCATTCGTCTTCTCAAAAAATTAGAATCGGAGGATACCCCTTGGGACTCTCATCCGCAAAATGCGAGTGAAGCCACTCATTGCAAAAAAATTACCGCAGCCGACCGCCCAGTCCAGTGGTCCGATTCGGCAACGAAGATCCACAACCGAATCCGCGCCCTTTATCCAGATCCTTTGGCGACCACAGTGTTTCGAGAGAAAAGGGTCATTCTCATTTCCTCTTTTTTGCCTGATTCTTCCTTGGAGCCCATCTCCATTCCCGAAGGACTACACCCCGGTTCCTTTTTCTTATACCAGAAAAAAAGGCTTTTCTGCCTCTGTGGAGACGGAAACCTGCTTGGTATAGACACCTTACAACCCGAGGGAAAAAAGCCCAT